Proteins encoded within one genomic window of Deltaproteobacteria bacterium:
- a CDS encoding tyrosine-type recombinase/integrase, which produces MPKRSTVKLTKSVADKAKKAGFVWDAEIPGFGLRVHPSGARAWCVQYMLDGRTKRHSLGSYPKITAENARAHAARLLAEVRLDGRDPSREKRERLDALTVAELVERYEAEHLPKNARATQLENKRILAKYVTPALGPMKVAAVTPSDVQHVHASLATKPVQANRVLFLISTLFNLAERWGLRPDGTNPTRRVERFAEAPRERHLSELELRRLGKGLKAVETSDPAKCAAIRLLVLTGCRRAEILGLEWARVDLERGFIALDTHKTARHHGAKHVVLNEPALDVLRSLANAPKRHERWVFPNPTKKAALREIRAAWNDVKTKGGLDAAIRLHDLRHSFASQGLLEGLSLPAIGALLGHSRATTTQRYAHWSQDPLREASAKVGERIGGALEREVAE; this is translated from the coding sequence ATGCCGAAGCGCAGCACGGTCAAGCTCACGAAGTCGGTCGCGGACAAGGCGAAGAAGGCGGGCTTCGTGTGGGACGCGGAGATTCCGGGATTCGGCCTGCGCGTGCATCCGAGCGGCGCGCGCGCGTGGTGCGTCCAGTACATGCTCGACGGCCGCACGAAGCGGCACTCGCTCGGCTCGTATCCGAAGATCACCGCGGAGAACGCGCGCGCGCACGCCGCGAGGCTGCTCGCCGAGGTGCGTCTCGACGGCCGCGACCCCTCGCGCGAGAAGCGCGAGCGCCTCGACGCGCTCACCGTCGCCGAGCTCGTCGAGCGCTACGAGGCCGAGCACCTGCCGAAGAACGCGCGCGCGACGCAGCTCGAAAACAAGCGCATCCTCGCGAAGTACGTGACGCCGGCGCTCGGCCCGATGAAGGTTGCGGCCGTCACGCCGAGCGACGTGCAGCACGTGCACGCGAGCCTCGCGACGAAACCGGTGCAGGCGAACCGCGTGCTCTTCCTGATCTCGACCCTGTTCAACCTCGCCGAGCGCTGGGGCCTGCGTCCCGACGGCACGAACCCGACGCGCCGCGTCGAGCGCTTCGCCGAGGCGCCGCGCGAACGACACCTGAGCGAGCTCGAGCTGCGCCGACTCGGCAAGGGCTTGAAGGCGGTCGAGACGAGCGACCCGGCGAAGTGCGCGGCGATTCGGCTGCTCGTCCTAACAGGTTGCCGGCGCGCGGAGATCCTGGGGCTCGAGTGGGCGCGCGTCGACCTCGAGCGCGGATTCATCGCGCTCGACACGCACAAGACCGCACGCCACCACGGCGCGAAGCACGTCGTGCTCAACGAGCCCGCGCTCGACGTGCTCAGAAGCCTCGCCAACGCGCCGAAGCGGCATGAGCGGTGGGTCTTCCCGAACCCGACGAAGAAAGCCGCGCTGCGCGAAATTCGCGCGGCGTGGAACGACGTGAAGACGAAGGGCGGGCTCGACGCGGCGATCCGGCTTCACGACCTCCGTCACTCGTTCGCGTCGCAGGGCCTGCTGGAAGGGCTCTCGCTGCCGGCGATCGGCGCGCTGCTCGGTCACTCGCGCGCGACGACGACGCAGCGTTACGCGCACTGGTCGCAGGACCCGCTGCGCGAGGCGAGCGCAAAGGTGGGCGAGCGCATCGGCGGCGCGCTCGAGCGCGAGGTGGCGGAGTGA
- a CDS encoding tetratricopeptide repeat protein, whose product MESRRLLVGPGRLEEAREHFEQALAIYREVGNRHAEGVVLGNLGTMHHLQGRLTDALAFDERAVAIYRECGDRRNEGIVLGNLGLLRMDQGRAQEARELFERALATNREVGDRSSEGHVLGNLAHLHVGEGRVEGAWELNEQALAIHREVGNRRFEGIVLAARGGLLARRGRTDNAREHFERSLLILREVRDRQQEGAVLGLLADLCAQTSAMPEARAHFAAGERLLREVGDKLELGMLLCARGLLEASSDDSATGRALLEEAENLAAELGAGPESELGRAISKLSERLAASASALHRR is encoded by the coding sequence TTGGAATCTCGGCGTTTACTGGTCGGCCCCGGGCGCCTGGAGGAAGCGCGAGAGCACTTCGAGCAAGCGCTCGCGATCTATCGCGAGGTGGGCAACCGCCATGCGGAGGGTGTCGTGCTCGGCAACCTCGGCACCATGCACCACCTCCAGGGTCGATTGACGGACGCGCTCGCGTTTGACGAGCGCGCCGTCGCGATTTACCGGGAGTGTGGTGACCGGCGAAACGAGGGCATCGTGCTCGGCAACCTCGGCCTGCTGCGCATGGACCAAGGTCGTGCGCAGGAAGCACGTGAGCTCTTCGAGCGGGCGCTCGCGACCAACCGCGAGGTGGGCGACCGCAGCTCGGAGGGGCATGTGCTCGGGAACCTCGCCCACCTGCATGTTGGCGAAGGCCGAGTGGAGGGGGCGTGGGAACTCAATGAGCAGGCGCTCGCGATCCATCGCGAGGTGGGCAACCGGCGATTCGAAGGGATCGTGCTTGCCGCTCGGGGAGGTCTTCTCGCGCGCCGAGGCCGGACGGACAACGCGCGGGAGCACTTCGAGCGTTCGCTCCTGATCCTCCGCGAGGTGAGGGACCGTCAGCAGGAAGGCGCCGTGCTTGGGCTGCTGGCTGACCTCTGCGCGCAGACCAGCGCGATGCCCGAGGCGCGAGCGCACTTCGCCGCCGGCGAGCGGCTCCTGCGCGAGGTGGGAGACAAGCTCGAACTCGGCATGCTGCTCTGCGCGCGTGGGTTGCTGGAAGCGAGCAGCGACGACTCGGCGACCGGCCGCGCGTTGCTCGAGGAGGCCGAGAACCTCGCCGCGGAACTTGGCGCGGGACCTGAGTCGGAGCTCGGCAGGGCGATCTCGAAGCTCAGCGAACGGCTCGCCGCGAGCGCGAGCGCGCTACATCGAAGATGA
- a CDS encoding AAA family ATPase, with product MEPFGVTSDPAFYVPRLGTEAALTALREGFASGKRISVLTGPPGLGKTMVLHVLARDLTNARSRFLPYSALAPEDLAHFALAPGEQAEGESALAALARLAKKEGARPLVLLVDDAGALPPETSRSLRQLADSLGGALRVVAAIGNEARQGAAMAAFGEGLHHVRLKQPMLDREVGVYVRRRLELAGAAPDALHPQQIEWLATESGGVPRVINTLAARLLQTAVEIGSDVATAIASAQGESGARRQHAQARSRAPAADPKTAISVKAPKSRASGPGRAAPSRGLVAWLRALLRFRRH from the coding sequence GTGGAACCCTTCGGCGTCACGAGCGATCCCGCCTTCTACGTGCCGCGCCTCGGCACCGAGGCTGCACTCACGGCGCTGCGCGAAGGCTTCGCGTCGGGCAAGCGCATCAGCGTCCTGACGGGGCCGCCGGGCCTCGGCAAGACGATGGTGCTGCACGTGCTCGCACGGGACCTGACGAACGCGCGGTCCCGCTTCCTGCCGTACTCGGCGCTCGCGCCCGAGGATCTCGCGCATTTCGCACTCGCGCCCGGTGAGCAGGCCGAAGGGGAGAGCGCGCTGGCAGCGCTCGCGCGGCTCGCGAAGAAGGAAGGAGCGCGCCCACTCGTGCTGCTAGTCGACGACGCCGGGGCACTTCCGCCCGAGACGTCGCGGAGCCTGCGGCAGCTCGCGGACTCGCTGGGCGGGGCGCTGCGAGTCGTTGCCGCGATCGGAAACGAAGCCCGCCAGGGCGCCGCGATGGCCGCTTTCGGCGAGGGCCTTCATCACGTGCGCCTCAAGCAGCCCATGCTCGATCGCGAAGTCGGCGTCTACGTCCGCCGGCGGCTCGAGCTTGCGGGCGCGGCACCCGACGCGCTGCATCCGCAGCAGATCGAGTGGCTCGCTACCGAATCCGGCGGAGTGCCGCGCGTCATCAACACGCTCGCAGCGCGCCTCCTGCAGACCGCAGTCGAGATCGGCAGCGACGTCGCGACGGCGATCGCCAGCGCGCAGGGCGAATCCGGGGCGCGCCGACAACACGCGCAAGCGCGGTCGCGCGCTCCAGCCGCGGACCCGAAAACGGCTATCTCCGTGAAGGCGCCGAAATCGCGCGCTTCGGGTCCAGGCCGCGCAGCGCCGAGCCGCGGGCTGGTCGCGTGGCTCCGCGCGCTGCTGCGTTTTCGTCGACACTGA
- a CDS encoding phage terminase small subunit P27 family: protein MRGRRPKPRALKLLLGNPGKRALGDEMQGEPGLGPCPDHLTGHARDCWLDLAPQLDALGIAQRQDRGMFEGLCVAYGTWRTALELIARDGMTYTTTNPKTGAVTERVRPEVGVARGAERLFAQFATEFGLSPSSRQRVAFRAPRKATPLRNLIRSKYETD from the coding sequence GTGAGGGGCCGGAGACCGAAGCCGCGGGCGCTGAAGCTCCTGCTCGGAAACCCCGGCAAGCGAGCACTCGGCGACGAGATGCAGGGCGAGCCGGGCCTCGGGCCTTGCCCTGACCACCTGACCGGGCACGCGCGCGACTGCTGGCTCGACCTCGCGCCGCAGCTCGACGCTCTCGGCATCGCGCAACGCCAAGACCGCGGGATGTTCGAGGGACTTTGCGTCGCGTACGGCACCTGGCGCACGGCGCTTGAGCTGATCGCGCGCGACGGGATGACTTACACGACGACGAACCCAAAGACCGGCGCCGTCACCGAGCGAGTGCGGCCTGAGGTCGGGGTCGCGCGCGGCGCCGAGCGCCTCTTCGCACAGTTCGCGACGGAGTTCGGGCTCTCGCCCTCGTCGCGTCAGCGCGTCGCGTTCCGGGCACCGCGGAAGGCGACGCCGTTGAGGAACTTGATTCGATCGAAGTACGAGACCGACTGA